One part of the uncultured Bacteroides sp. genome encodes these proteins:
- a CDS encoding biotin--[acetyl-CoA-carboxylase] ligase, whose product MPKIKFIQLTKVDSTNQYLGVLSSKKNLPELTTVVANYQTSGRGQRGNSWESTDSKNLLFSFLLRPSFLEIKKQFSLSQIISLAIKEELEAHAEGFSIKWPNDIYWQEKKICGILIENDLIGNQISRTIVGIGININQEEFYSSAPNPVSLKQITNKEYNLSTILENILNRIASYYEQLKDGDSEKIANSYHQSLFRNQGMHLYEDKSGKFMAQIEKVTPEGPIILKDEAGQEREYAFKEVSYIL is encoded by the coding sequence ATGCCTAAAATAAAATTCATCCAATTAACAAAGGTAGATTCGACCAACCAATATTTAGGAGTGCTCTCCAGCAAAAAAAATCTACCAGAACTAACCACAGTAGTAGCCAACTATCAAACCTCCGGGAGAGGTCAAAGAGGAAATAGTTGGGAATCAACAGACAGCAAGAATTTATTATTCAGTTTTTTACTCCGTCCATCTTTCCTAGAAATAAAAAAACAGTTTTCTTTGTCACAAATCATCTCTCTCGCAATCAAAGAGGAGCTAGAAGCACATGCTGAAGGATTCAGTATCAAATGGCCAAACGATATCTATTGGCAAGAAAAAAAAATCTGTGGTATATTAATAGAGAATGATCTCATAGGTAACCAAATCAGTCGAACAATTGTGGGAATAGGAATTAATATCAATCAAGAGGAATTCTACAGCTCTGCCCCTAACCCTGTTTCCTTAAAACAAATCACCAACAAAGAGTACAACTTATCAACTATACTAGAGAATATATTAAACCGCATAGCCTCTTATTATGAACAATTAAAAGATGGTGATTCAGAAAAGATTGCAAACTCTTACCACCAATCTCTATTTAGAAACCAAGGAATGCACCTCTATGAAGATAAGTCCGGCAAATTTATGGCGCAAATCGAAAAAGTAACTCCTGAAGGACCTATTATCTTAAAAGATGAAGCTGGACAAGAGAGAGAATATGCATTCAAAGAAGTTAGTTATATTCTCTAA
- the pyrH gene encoding UMP kinase, whose protein sequence is MTKYKRILLKLSGESLMGDKQYGIDEKRLSEYAAQIKEIHSLGVEIAIVIGGGNIFRGLSGSNKGFDRVKGDQMGMLATVINSLALSSALGSVNVKSRVLTAIRMEPIGEFYSKWKAIECMENNEIVILSAGTGNPFFTTDTGSSLRGIEVEADVMLKGTRVDGIYTADPEKDKTATKFQEITYDEIYTRGLKVMDLTATTMCKENNLPIIVFDMDTSGNLKKVILGEAIGTLVHN, encoded by the coding sequence ATGACTAAATATAAACGAATATTATTAAAGCTCAGCGGAGAGAGCTTAATGGGCGACAAGCAATATGGGATCGACGAAAAACGTCTGAGCGAATATGCTGCGCAGATAAAAGAGATTCATTCCTTAGGAGTTGAAATTGCAATAGTCATAGGAGGAGGAAACATCTTTAGAGGTCTGAGCGGAAGCAATAAAGGCTTTGATCGAGTAAAAGGTGATCAAATGGGTATGCTTGCCACCGTAATCAACAGTTTGGCCTTAAGTTCCGCATTAGGTTCAGTCAATGTGAAATCACGTGTATTGACAGCTATCCGCATGGAACCTATTGGAGAATTTTATAGCAAATGGAAAGCTATAGAATGTATGGAAAACAATGAAATAGTAATCTTATCCGCAGGAACGGGTAATCCATTCTTCACCACAGACACAGGCTCTTCCCTGAGAGGAATTGAAGTTGAAGCTGATGTAATGCTCAAAGGCACACGTGTTGATGGCATCTATACAGCTGATCCGGAAAAAGACAAAACCGCTACAAAATTTCAAGAAATAACTTACGATGAAATATATACTCGCGGACTTAAAGTAATGGATCTCACTGCTACTACCATGTGCAAAGAAAATAATTTACCTATTATTGTTTTTGATATGGATACTTCGGGCAATCTCAAAAAAGTAATTTTGGGAGAAGCAATAGGAACGTTAGTGCATAATTAA
- a CDS encoding MmcQ/YjbR family DNA-binding protein yields the protein MDIETAREYCLGLKQATECFPFDEYSLVIKVMGKMFALIDLEKANSIALKCDPEYALELREKYIGIEGARHFNKKYWNKIYFDKDIDDKTILHLINHSYEEVLKKMTKKMRNEYNSLP from the coding sequence ATGGATATAGAAACAGCTCGTGAATACTGCTTAGGTCTAAAACAAGCTACAGAATGTTTCCCGTTTGATGAATATTCGCTAGTCATAAAAGTTATGGGGAAAATGTTTGCTCTTATTGATTTAGAGAAAGCAAATAGTATAGCATTAAAATGCGATCCAGAATATGCTCTTGAATTAAGAGAAAAATATATTGGAATAGAAGGTGCCAGACATTTTAATAAAAAATACTGGAATAAAATCTATTTTGACAAAGACATTGATGATAAAACGATTCTGCATCTTATAAATCACTCATACGAAGAAGTATTAAAAAAGATGACAAAAAAAATGCGTAATGAATACAACTCACTTCCTTAA
- a CDS encoding zinc ribbon domain-containing protein has protein sequence MDTKFCQSCGMPLTDKELFGNNADGSVNGDYCCYCYKEGAFTLDYTMDEMITHCVKFLDEFNKDSEVKYTKEEAIENMKQFFPTLKRWKTNV, from the coding sequence ATGGATACAAAGTTTTGTCAGAGTTGCGGTATGCCGTTAACTGATAAAGAATTATTTGGTAATAATGCCGATGGTAGCGTTAATGGTGACTATTGCTGTTATTGCTATAAAGAGGGTGCTTTTACTCTTGATTATACTATGGATGAGATGATCACACACTGTGTAAAATTCCTAGATGAATTTAATAAGGATTCTGAGGTGAAATATACCAAAGAGGAGGCTATTGAAAACATGAAACAGTTCTTCCCTACATTGAAGCGTTGGAAAACGAATGTTTAA
- a CDS encoding YraN family protein yields the protein MAEHNILGKAGENAATAYLEKHNYSIRHRNWRKGHLELDIIAVKNDQLIIVEVKTRRNTEFALPEDAVDYKKIKRIVLATNAYLKMFELDMPVRFDIITVVGENSEFKIEHIKEAFYPPIC from the coding sequence ATGGCAGAACATAATATATTAGGAAAAGCCGGTGAAAACGCTGCAACGGCTTATCTGGAAAAGCACAATTACTCTATACGCCACCGAAATTGGAGAAAGGGACACCTAGAGTTAGATATTATAGCTGTAAAAAACGATCAACTCATCATTGTTGAAGTAAAAACAAGGAGAAATACCGAATTTGCACTCCCTGAGGATGCTGTAGATTATAAAAAAATAAAACGAATAGTATTAGCAACCAATGCATATCTTAAAATGTTTGAGTTAGATATGCCTGTAAGATTTGACATTATCACAGTCGTAGGAGAAAATTCAGAATTCAAAATAGAACATATAAAAGAGGCTTTTTACCCTCCTATATGTTAA
- a CDS encoding alpha/beta hydrolase-fold protein — translation MKKLLFFLLIFVPALLMGQESISIGNKYSIYSDLLKEDRGYWVYLPPEYHDDVYGKASYPVIYLLDGDANFTTLVAIQKAFTKGMYNYMPECIIVGVLNTDRTRDLTPSKASLRRAGKEMFTNSGGAANFASFLLTELRDKIDSTYRTSGYNLLIGHSFGGLFAINLLIHQPEAFNAYVALDPSLWWDERKVYKEAESLWNTCDFSGKSLYVAMAMDQDKPNDGQRHSGTIRDFCQNLLPLSSENKLDAAWKYYANEDHGTIIMPGVFDALKTIFKGIELPVKQVPENPSLISKSYEKLSNKLGFSFVPDEKLIDNIGKYALSIGNIKGAIEIFKYNYNNYSDSRNARISFDNACLKQ, via the coding sequence ATGAAAAAACTTTTGTTTTTCTTATTGATTTTTGTTCCTGCCTTACTGATGGGGCAAGAAAGTATCTCTATTGGCAATAAGTATTCGATATATTCTGATCTATTGAAAGAGGATAGGGGATATTGGGTTTATTTGCCCCCTGAATATCATGATGATGTTTATGGAAAGGCTAGTTATCCCGTTATTTATTTGTTGGATGGTGATGCAAACTTTACTACTCTTGTGGCTATTCAAAAGGCTTTCACTAAAGGTATGTATAATTATATGCCTGAATGTATCATTGTAGGTGTGCTTAATACTGACCGCACAAGAGATTTAACTCCCTCTAAGGCTTCTTTGAGGCGCGCAGGGAAAGAGATGTTTACTAATAGTGGGGGAGCTGCGAATTTTGCATCATTTTTACTTACCGAGTTGAGAGATAAAATCGACTCAACTTATCGTACAAGTGGATATAATCTGTTGATAGGACACTCTTTTGGGGGCTTGTTTGCTATTAATTTGTTAATACATCAACCTGAGGCATTTAATGCTTATGTTGCTTTGGATCCTAGTTTATGGTGGGATGAGCGGAAAGTCTACAAAGAGGCTGAGAGTCTATGGAATACTTGCGACTTTTCCGGAAAATCTCTTTATGTGGCTATGGCTATGGATCAGGATAAGCCTAACGACGGACAAAGGCATTCGGGAACCATTAGAGATTTCTGTCAGAATCTATTGCCTCTGTCTTCAGAGAATAAATTGGATGCCGCGTGGAAATATTACGCAAATGAGGATCATGGCACGATCATAATGCCTGGTGTTTTTGACGCTTTGAAGACAATCTTTAAAGGGATTGAGCTACCAGTGAAGCAGGTACCGGAAAACCCAAGTTTGATATCAAAAAGCTATGAAAAGCTTTCGAATAAACTTGGGTTCTCTTTTGTACCAGATGAAAAACTGATTGATAATATAGGCAAATATGCATTATCGATTGGGAACATAAAGGGCGCTATCGAAATATTCAAGTATAACTATAATAATTATTCAGATAGCCGAAATGCTCGTATCAGTTTCGATAATGCTTGCCTAAAACAGTGA
- the frr gene encoding ribosome recycling factor: MIDVSNCINESQEKMDMAVMYLEESLSHIRAGKASPRLLDGIRVDSYGSMVPISNVAAVSTPDARSITIKPWDKTMFRVIEKAIIDSDLGIMPENNGEIIRIGIPQPTEERRKQLSKQCKAEGETAKISIRNSRRDGIEALKKGLKDGLPEDTEKDAEGKLQKIHDKYIKKVEDMLVEKDKEIMTV; this comes from the coding sequence ATGATAGACGTAAGTAATTGTATCAACGAATCGCAAGAAAAGATGGATATGGCTGTGATGTATCTGGAAGAATCTCTTTCACATATCCGTGCAGGTAAAGCTAGTCCCAGATTGTTAGACGGTATCCGGGTAGATTCTTATGGAAGTATGGTGCCTATCAGTAATGTAGCAGCAGTATCAACTCCCGATGCTCGCTCCATTACCATTAAGCCATGGGATAAGACGATGTTTCGTGTTATTGAAAAAGCAATTATTGATTCCGACCTGGGTATCATGCCCGAAAATAACGGTGAAATTATCCGTATCGGCATACCACAACCCACAGAAGAAAGACGTAAACAATTGTCTAAACAATGTAAAGCTGAAGGAGAAACAGCTAAGATTAGTATCCGTAATTCTCGTAGAGATGGGATAGAAGCTCTAAAAAAGGGACTAAAAGACGGACTACCGGAAGATACTGAAAAAGATGCAGAAGGTAAACTACAAAAAATCCATGATAAATATATCAAGAAAGTAGAAGATATGCTAGTCGAAAAAGACAAAGAGATAATGACTGTATAA
- a CDS encoding nucleoside deaminase, translating to MVMDDVYYMKQALVEADKASERGEVPVGAIIVSQGRIIARAHNLTETLTDVTAHAEMQAITSAANVLGGKYLNDCTLYVTVEPCVMCAGAIAWAQFARLVFGTRDEKRGYQRYAPQALHPKTEVVNGILSDECAAKIKAFFQSKR from the coding sequence ATGGTAATGGATGATGTGTATTATATGAAACAGGCTCTTGTGGAAGCTGATAAAGCTTCTGAGCGAGGGGAAGTCCCAGTGGGGGCTATTATTGTAAGTCAGGGGCGGATTATTGCTCGTGCTCATAACCTGACGGAAACTTTAACTGATGTGACTGCTCATGCTGAAATGCAGGCTATTACTTCAGCTGCGAATGTTTTGGGTGGTAAATATCTTAATGACTGTACTCTTTATGTCACAGTGGAGCCTTGTGTGATGTGTGCAGGTGCCATTGCGTGGGCGCAATTTGCTCGATTAGTTTTTGGCACAAGAGATGAGAAACGAGGTTATCAAAGATATGCTCCTCAAGCTTTACATCCTAAGACGGAAGTTGTAAATGGTATCTTGTCTGATGAATGTGCCGCTAAAATCAAGGCTTTCTTTCAATCAAAGCGCTAA
- a CDS encoding metallophosphoesterase, with protein MMKIKRLMDTLTVTTLLIAPISNVVSQTLNNSVQNEEEYHIAVISDVHVMAPSLLIEDGEAMNNYIAHDRKMLRESTVILKVLTDKLIAEHPQIVLITGDLTKDGEAISHQYLVDSCLSRLKEAGIQPLVIPGNHDVNNPHSISFEGKNTKRVQTVSPFDFASIYTEYGYGKAIARDKHSLSYVFEPLGSHLRILAIDACKYEENNFEKNICRHDGRIKPETMNFIKEQITDAKNHGMRVIGMMHHGLVRHWKYQNRIMKGYLIDDWKKQADLLSKEGLEIMFTGHSHAQDISCRKKGKRTIYDVETGSAVTYPSPYRLICVTNDSMKINSKFIEEMPINLNGISFTEHAKQVLMKGAAGFVESTFPTNVPDSIKQSAAFCAGKALIANCRGDEKLSDEDRLDIEQNAKKIKKYSKRYARIFRIVTMVMRNDVFPTDNEFAFQFTLQTTK; from the coding sequence ATGATGAAAATAAAACGGCTTATGGATACTTTAACTGTAACCACTTTACTCATTGCACCCATATCAAATGTCGTATCGCAAACACTTAACAACAGTGTGCAAAATGAAGAAGAATATCACATTGCAGTGATATCAGACGTGCACGTCATGGCCCCAAGCTTGCTCATTGAAGATGGCGAAGCAATGAATAATTATATTGCCCATGATCGTAAAATGCTTCGCGAATCAACTGTCATATTAAAGGTTCTTACTGATAAATTAATTGCCGAACACCCGCAAATTGTATTAATAACAGGAGATCTCACCAAAGACGGAGAAGCTATTTCACACCAATATTTAGTAGATAGTTGCCTGTCGCGATTAAAAGAAGCAGGCATTCAACCTCTGGTAATACCAGGTAATCACGATGTAAACAATCCACACTCAATCTCCTTTGAGGGTAAAAATACAAAACGCGTACAAACCGTATCTCCTTTCGACTTTGCCTCAATCTATACCGAGTATGGCTACGGAAAAGCCATTGCACGAGATAAACATTCACTCTCATACGTTTTTGAACCCTTAGGAAGCCACCTGCGAATACTAGCAATTGATGCTTGCAAGTATGAGGAAAATAATTTTGAAAAAAACATTTGCAGACACGATGGACGTATCAAACCAGAAACAATGAATTTCATAAAAGAACAAATAACCGATGCTAAAAATCACGGAATGCGTGTTATTGGGATGATGCACCATGGCTTAGTTAGGCATTGGAAGTACCAAAATCGTATTATGAAAGGTTATCTCATCGACGATTGGAAAAAGCAAGCTGACCTATTATCCAAAGAAGGGTTAGAGATCATGTTTACTGGGCACTCCCATGCACAAGATATCTCATGCCGAAAAAAGGGAAAACGCACTATTTATGATGTAGAAACAGGATCAGCAGTTACCTACCCCTCCCCTTACAGATTGATATGTGTCACCAATGATAGTATGAAGATCAACAGTAAATTCATTGAAGAAATGCCGATCAACCTCAATGGAATATCATTCACAGAACATGCCAAACAAGTTTTAATGAAAGGAGCTGCAGGTTTCGTTGAATCCACCTTCCCGACCAATGTACCAGATTCAATTAAACAATCCGCAGCTTTTTGTGCAGGCAAAGCATTGATAGCCAACTGCCGAGGAGATGAAAAATTATCCGACGAAGACCGCTTGGACATCGAGCAGAATGCAAAGAAAATAAAGAAATACTCTAAACGTTATGCACGAATTTTTCGCATTGTCACCATGGTCATGCGCAATGACGTATTTCCTACCGATAACGAATTTGCATTTCAATTCACTTTACAAACCACAAAATAA
- the rsgA gene encoding ribosome small subunit-dependent GTPase A: protein MHGLVIKNTGSWYLVKTDNGQCVECKIKGNFRLKGIRSTNPVAVGDRVQIILNQEGTAFISEIEDRKNYIIRRASNLSKQSHILAANLDQCVLIVTINYPETSTIFIDRFLASAEAYNIPTKIIFNKVDAYNEDELRYLDALINLYTQIGYPCLKVSAFNREGIEDLKKELKQKVTLFSGHSGVGKSTLINTILPELAIKTGKISTYHNKGMHTTTFSEMFPVEGEGYIIDTPGIKGFGTFDMEDEEIGHYFPEIFKASSECKYNNCTHQHEPGCAVRKAVEEHYISESRYTSYLNMLKDKEEGKYRSAY, encoded by the coding sequence GTGCACGGACTAGTAATAAAAAATACCGGAAGTTGGTATTTGGTTAAAACAGATAACGGACAATGCGTTGAATGTAAGATCAAAGGCAACTTCCGCCTAAAAGGCATCAGAAGTACTAACCCTGTCGCCGTAGGAGATCGCGTACAAATTATTCTTAACCAAGAAGGTACAGCTTTTATCAGTGAGATAGAAGATCGCAAAAACTACATCATACGTCGCGCCTCCAACCTCTCTAAACAATCACACATATTGGCAGCTAATCTTGACCAATGTGTGCTTATAGTTACCATAAACTACCCCGAGACTTCAACAATCTTCATTGATCGTTTTCTAGCTTCTGCAGAAGCTTACAATATACCTACTAAAATCATTTTCAACAAAGTAGACGCATATAATGAAGACGAACTTCGCTATTTAGATGCGTTAATCAACCTATACACACAGATAGGGTATCCTTGCCTAAAGGTATCTGCTTTTAATAGAGAAGGCATCGAAGATCTTAAAAAGGAACTCAAACAAAAAGTAACTCTATTTTCAGGACATTCCGGTGTTGGTAAATCAACTTTAATCAATACGATACTGCCCGAACTAGCCATAAAAACAGGCAAGATCTCAACCTATCATAATAAAGGGATGCATACCACCACCTTTTCTGAGATGTTTCCTGTTGAAGGCGAAGGTTATATCATAGACACTCCGGGAATTAAAGGCTTTGGTACTTTTGATATGGAAGATGAAGAGATAGGTCACTATTTCCCCGAAATATTTAAGGCCTCTTCAGAATGCAAATATAATAACTGTACACACCAGCATGAACCGGGATGTGCTGTAAGAAAAGCAGTCGAAGAGCATTATATAAGTGAATCCAGATACACCTCCTACCTTAATATGCTCAAAGACAAAGAAGAAGGTAAATATCGTTCAGCCTATTAA
- a CDS encoding TonB-dependent receptor, with the protein MNYKKILTLSLCYSLLSWAPCSLTTAGAHSMIKESNIPIHVKGIIVSDKGEPLPGVSIAVKNTGTGTSSRTDGTFSLNVASTRTILIFSYLGYKKQELQAKADMKVILQEDTHMLGEVVVSTQKRNQNSIEVPIAVSALSGGNLKKLNIQQFDEMAQYIPGLQIQMQSPNNPGYVIRGVTSDDGDSRSQPRISIFQDGVSISRSRASAVELFDLERVEVVKGPQGTLFGRGAEIGAVHVIRNKATNQLSGELSAGYGSYNTRLTTGFINTPLIDGKLANRFAFSYNARDGFIKNLSGGRLNGKNTIALRNSIRNWINDKTTADFIIDYQYDDYPGTSFKSKTYAPAGGNTDPNSAADLEQGKNLYIKRHVGGGTFLLDHEINENWKLSSITGFRAFKSDESFDADGTPAPILWVSEKEKGTQFSQEFRLNYDSKKRFSGFGGISYFYENSSQEVPMRINEQSLYPAYISPLLKSQFATQFKALGLADATSSSILNALFPDQAAVVNGEAQYVTNLPQIRQTLEAIMSNMLGTQVTLEQGLTAMGVPAATITSVAQQVDLLSGKPINAYHEESSTNYGTNQAAEIFVDGTYKLTRQLSLTAGLRASYEHQIGGYRSDASLQPSIFGLMINGSGNLLNPVSNGKITASGDYYSWVGRIALNYMFKRNNIYLSASRGRRPGVILVLPSKVTKLNPEIIYSYEAGIKGLVANGQLSYDLSAYYYDWNHFQSNSLQTVDGSLAPQYLADDGGKAHTFGVEAGFKYSPLRYLSIFGNYSYIDGKFNDKDENGNPQEYAGNRFRLTPKHTFSAGLDMEIPTSKRSTLYFRPSYSYKSQVYFEDSNRSDLSQAGYGLANFNTGIRVIARNLYYEFGAFGKNVFDKKYIIDAGNSGDAIGLPTFIGGSRSVIGITAKIGF; encoded by the coding sequence ATGAATTACAAGAAAATTTTAACTCTTTCCCTTTGTTATTCCTTACTCTCATGGGCACCTTGCTCTCTAACCACAGCAGGGGCGCATTCAATGATAAAAGAAAGTAACATCCCGATCCATGTAAAAGGAATTATTGTAAGTGATAAAGGAGAACCATTACCAGGCGTAAGCATTGCTGTGAAAAACACAGGAACAGGAACCAGTAGCCGTACCGACGGCACTTTTAGCCTCAACGTAGCCTCTACCCGCACCATACTGATTTTTTCCTACTTAGGCTATAAAAAACAAGAACTACAAGCCAAAGCCGACATGAAAGTTATTCTGCAAGAAGACACCCACATGCTAGGGGAAGTCGTAGTTAGTACTCAGAAACGCAACCAAAACAGCATCGAAGTTCCTATAGCAGTAAGTGCTCTTTCAGGAGGAAATCTAAAAAAGCTGAACATACAACAATTTGACGAAATGGCCCAATACATACCCGGGCTCCAAATTCAAATGCAAAGCCCCAATAATCCGGGATACGTTATTCGAGGAGTAACCTCTGACGATGGAGATTCCCGCTCCCAACCTCGTATTTCTATCTTTCAAGACGGAGTATCCATTTCCCGTTCCCGAGCCTCAGCAGTAGAACTGTTTGATCTCGAGCGCGTAGAGGTTGTCAAAGGTCCTCAAGGAACACTCTTCGGACGTGGTGCCGAAATAGGTGCGGTACACGTCATCCGCAACAAGGCAACCAACCAACTTAGCGGGGAACTTTCAGCAGGATATGGCAGCTATAACACAAGACTCACAACAGGCTTTATCAACACTCCTCTTATCGATGGAAAATTAGCAAACCGTTTTGCTTTTTCATATAATGCCCGAGATGGATTTATCAAGAACCTTTCAGGAGGACGACTAAACGGTAAAAACACAATTGCCTTACGCAACTCCATCCGCAACTGGATAAACGACAAAACAACCGCAGATTTTATTATAGACTATCAATACGATGACTATCCGGGAACATCATTCAAAAGCAAAACTTACGCACCTGCGGGTGGCAATACAGATCCTAATTCCGCTGCCGATTTAGAGCAGGGAAAAAATCTCTATATCAAGCGTCATGTAGGAGGAGGAACTTTCTTATTAGATCACGAAATAAATGAAAATTGGAAATTATCATCCATCACAGGCTTTAGAGCATTCAAATCTGACGAATCATTTGATGCAGACGGAACCCCTGCCCCCATACTTTGGGTTTCCGAGAAAGAAAAAGGAACACAGTTCAGCCAAGAATTCAGATTAAATTACGATAGCAAAAAACGTTTTTCAGGATTCGGAGGAATTAGCTATTTTTATGAAAATTCCAGTCAGGAAGTGCCCATGCGTATTAATGAGCAAAGTCTTTATCCTGCATACATCTCCCCACTGCTCAAAAGCCAGTTCGCTACACAATTCAAAGCACTAGGATTAGCAGACGCAACCAGTTCATCCATACTAAACGCGCTATTCCCCGATCAGGCAGCTGTAGTAAATGGTGAAGCACAATATGTAACCAACCTACCACAGATCCGACAAACACTTGAAGCAATTATGAGCAACATGCTAGGTACTCAGGTGACTCTTGAACAAGGTTTAACCGCCATGGGCGTACCGGCTGCTACCATCACTTCTGTAGCCCAACAAGTAGACTTGCTCTCAGGTAAACCGATCAACGCTTACCACGAAGAGAGTTCCACAAATTACGGAACCAATCAAGCTGCCGAGATATTTGTTGATGGAACATATAAGCTAACCCGCCAACTGTCTCTTACAGCAGGACTCCGAGCATCCTATGAACATCAGATCGGCGGTTATCGCTCCGATGCTTCTCTACAGCCCAGTATCTTTGGACTAATGATTAATGGTTCAGGCAATCTGCTCAACCCCGTATCCAATGGAAAAATTACAGCATCAGGCGATTACTATTCCTGGGTAGGACGTATAGCGCTCAATTACATGTTTAAACGCAACAATATCTATTTGAGTGCTTCGCGAGGACGCCGCCCCGGAGTGATTTTAGTACTCCCGAGCAAAGTGACCAAGTTAAACCCTGAAATCATTTACAGCTATGAAGCCGGCATTAAAGGGTTGGTTGCAAACGGGCAATTATCTTACGATTTAAGTGCCTATTATTACGATTGGAACCATTTTCAGAGCAATTCCCTACAAACTGTTGATGGCAGCTTAGCCCCTCAATACCTTGCAGACGACGGAGGTAAAGCGCACACTTTCGGAGTAGAAGCAGGATTCAAATATAGTCCCCTACGATATTTGAGCATCTTTGGGAATTATAGCTATATCGATGGAAAATTCAACGATAAAGATGAAAACGGGAATCCTCAGGAATATGCAGGAAATCGCTTTCGCCTCACTCCCAAACATACTTTTTCCGCCGGATTAGATATGGAAATACCAACAAGCAAACGTTCAACACTCTATTTCCGTCCCTCCTATTCATATAAATCCCAAGTTTATTTTGAAGACAGCAATCGCTCAGATCTTAGTCAAGCAGGTTATGGGCTGGCCAACTTCAACACAGGAATAAGAGTCATCGCTCGCAACTTGTATTATGAGTTCGGAGCATTCGGCAAAAATGTATTCGATAAAAAATATATCATAGATGCCGGAAATAGCGGCGATGCCATCGGACTTCCCACTTTTATCGGTGGCAGTCGTAGCGTTATAGGGATAACAGCCAAAATAGGTTTCTAA